In one window of Leptospira sp. WS92.C1 DNA:
- a CDS encoding response regulator — MSHWRILIVEDEQLVAKDLQLVLLNMGYDVPSIASSGEDAMIILPALNPHLIITDIRLGSKPDGIELAAMIRSKYDLPVIYLTAFTDDDTLKRAQLTEPYGYVIKPFSARELQITIEITIFKHKIERDLRQSRSWLSTILESIGDAVIATDVDGNIVFLNPMAEALTEWDRTEAHGKNLSLIYNVLMRKNFLSPWVQFSDRVNLQTGYFHETILVSKKGKEQSIHSTVSKLKDEHGRHIGEVIVFRVEAERESPFLPVLR; from the coding sequence ATGTCGCACTGGAGAATACTAATTGTAGAAGACGAACAGCTGGTGGCTAAAGACCTTCAGTTGGTTTTACTGAATATGGGGTACGACGTACCGTCGATCGCTTCATCTGGGGAAGATGCGATGATCATTTTACCGGCTCTCAATCCGCATTTGATTATTACCGATATTCGTCTCGGATCCAAGCCGGATGGGATCGAGTTGGCTGCGATGATTCGATCAAAATACGACCTTCCGGTCATCTATCTTACCGCTTTTACGGACGACGATACTCTGAAACGCGCCCAGCTTACTGAGCCATACGGATACGTGATTAAACCTTTTTCAGCGAGAGAGCTGCAGATCACGATTGAGATCACAATTTTTAAACATAAAATTGAACGAGATTTAAGACAAAGCCGAAGCTGGCTGTCCACAATTTTGGAAAGTATCGGAGACGCAGTGATCGCCACGGATGTTGACGGGAATATTGTTTTTCTCAATCCGATGGCCGAGGCGCTTACGGAGTGGGATCGAACAGAAGCCCATGGGAAGAATCTAAGTTTAATTTATAATGTTCTAATGCGTAAGAATTTTTTGAGTCCGTGGGTTCAGTTTTCCGACCGTGTAAATTTGCAGACCGGCTATTTTCATGAAACAATTCTTGTATCCAAAAAAGGAAAAGAACAGTCGATTCATTCTACGGTTTCCAAGTTGAAAGACGAGCATGGTCGTCATATAGGAGAAGTAATCGTTTTTAGAGTTGAGGCGGAGCGGGAATCTCCGTTCTTGCCGGTATTGAGATGA
- a CDS encoding PP2C family protein-serine/threonine phosphatase — protein MRFKNNVVMDSKTGKDFEKYLQEIVREWMQVLTLLCVALIPFFLLLDYYTQPPELHIRFAVYRGATTVLIIIEYLLIRFTKPNRYYPFHGYAISAMTSLMIVLMTVDLGGFNSSYYAGMMLIIMAVNMLLSWRPIHSAVNGILVLILYLGFNAYENQLFDSRIIVNNLFFLGSTIIITTAISWVRFRLVSSEYLLRAQLLGANQSLDKSRAEVLRARDALWGEMQLAKMIQTALLPQRTQIGKYEVAALMVPADSVGGDYYDIIDSPNGEKWVGIGDVSGHGVESGLVMMMAQTAIQAILQQDAILPPSAVLDQANRVIKENIARLETDRYMTMILFKLEDDHLLVSGKHTDIMVYRAKQKFVEVISTNGSWLGIIDDLGSVLEDHRIPIFIGDIVLLYTDGITEARNQEEELFGEERLIQLLESNSNLPLQKLSEVIFSTITNFEEIQSDDMTLLLLKNGG, from the coding sequence ATGCGTTTTAAAAACAATGTAGTCATGGATTCGAAGACCGGTAAGGATTTCGAAAAATATCTTCAAGAAATCGTTCGAGAGTGGATGCAGGTTCTCACGCTGTTATGCGTCGCTCTCATACCGTTTTTTTTACTTCTGGACTATTATACCCAACCTCCCGAATTACATATTCGTTTTGCGGTCTACAGAGGGGCCACTACCGTTCTTATTATCATAGAATATTTGCTGATCCGTTTTACAAAACCGAACCGTTACTATCCTTTTCATGGTTATGCGATCTCCGCGATGACGAGTCTGATGATCGTCCTGATGACTGTGGATCTCGGCGGATTCAATTCCAGTTATTACGCGGGTATGATGCTGATCATCATGGCGGTGAATATGCTTCTCTCTTGGCGTCCGATTCATTCCGCGGTCAACGGCATTCTGGTTTTGATTCTCTATCTTGGATTCAATGCATACGAAAATCAACTATTCGATTCTCGAATCATAGTAAACAATCTATTTTTTCTCGGATCCACGATCATCATCACTACTGCGATTTCCTGGGTGAGATTCAGATTGGTAAGTTCGGAATATCTTTTACGCGCTCAGTTGCTCGGTGCAAATCAAAGTCTGGATAAGTCGAGAGCCGAAGTTTTGAGAGCCAGAGACGCGCTCTGGGGAGAGATGCAACTTGCTAAAATGATTCAAACGGCTCTTCTGCCGCAGAGGACACAGATTGGAAAATACGAAGTTGCAGCTCTTATGGTCCCTGCCGATTCCGTCGGTGGTGATTATTACGACATCATAGATTCTCCGAACGGAGAAAAGTGGGTGGGGATCGGAGATGTTTCCGGCCACGGAGTAGAATCCGGACTTGTCATGATGATGGCACAGACCGCGATTCAGGCGATCCTGCAACAGGACGCAATACTTCCTCCATCCGCAGTATTGGATCAAGCCAACCGTGTGATCAAGGAAAACATAGCGCGTCTCGAGACGGACCGTTATATGACTATGATTCTCTTTAAATTGGAAGACGATCATCTGTTGGTTTCCGGAAAACACACAGACATCATGGTCTATCGAGCAAAACAGAAATTTGTAGAAGTAATTTCGACTAACGGATCCTGGTTGGGTATCATAGACGATCTGGGTTCCGTACTGGAAGATCATCGTATTCCCATCTTTATCGGAGATATCGTTTTGTTGTATACGGACGGGATCACTGAGGCTCGGAATCAAGAAGAGGAATTGTTTGGCGAGGAAAGGCTGATCCAGTTGCTGGAATCGAATTCAAATTTGCCGCTTCAAAAATTAAGCGAAGTTATTTTTTCGACGATTACAAATTTCGAAGAAATCCAGAGCGATGACATGACCTTATTGCTGTTAAAAAACGGAGGATAG
- a CDS encoding diguanylate cyclase, which yields MKEAIRILIVEDDALVARDIQTRLRKIGYQADWIAHSGEVAVKFALEMSPQIILMDIQLGDGIDGVEAVEKILSYRDIPIVYLTAYSDESSLARAGLTEPYGYVVKPVETGELQIAIEIALHRHGLQTQLNEVNRRLSTTLASIGDGVIATNSSGVIKVANRIAASMLGKNNENLIGEKIEKIFTLQSRQTLNACEILVDPVTELLATKKDRLTYTDVLLIRLKGLATPIDVTATMIVDGRNEPDGVVLVFRDITQRQMAEEYLRYLAYHDYLTGLPNRTLFYERMEASIEQSTRHSRNLALLFLDLDDFKTVNDSLGHDAGDILLKQLAGRLKSEVRKDDTVARLAGDEFVIILNDIASVSDVKEVAEKILKGLDENFQLGDAEIKVTASIGISLFPLHGTEVENLIRYADTAMYLAKQKGKNAYTIYGADWKSELPKG from the coding sequence ATGAAAGAAGCTATCCGAATCTTAATCGTAGAAGATGACGCGTTAGTTGCTAGAGATATACAAACGCGTCTGAGAAAAATCGGTTATCAAGCGGACTGGATCGCTCATTCAGGAGAAGTTGCCGTGAAATTCGCCCTTGAAATGTCTCCTCAAATCATACTCATGGATATTCAACTCGGAGATGGTATCGACGGAGTGGAAGCGGTTGAAAAAATTCTTTCATATCGCGACATTCCGATCGTATATCTCACCGCATACTCGGATGAATCATCTCTCGCTCGCGCAGGGCTTACTGAACCCTATGGGTATGTGGTAAAACCTGTTGAAACAGGAGAACTTCAGATCGCGATCGAAATCGCGCTTCATAGACACGGCTTGCAAACTCAGTTGAACGAAGTCAATCGACGTCTGTCCACTACGCTTGCTTCGATCGGAGACGGAGTGATCGCGACGAATTCTTCCGGTGTTATAAAAGTCGCGAATCGTATCGCCGCATCCATGCTCGGCAAAAATAACGAAAATCTGATTGGTGAAAAAATTGAAAAAATTTTTACGCTACAATCTCGACAAACGCTGAACGCATGCGAGATTCTTGTGGACCCGGTGACGGAGCTCCTTGCCACAAAAAAAGATAGGCTTACTTATACCGATGTTCTTTTAATACGATTGAAAGGTCTCGCGACTCCTATTGACGTTACTGCAACTATGATTGTGGACGGTCGTAACGAGCCGGACGGAGTGGTGCTTGTATTTCGAGATATCACTCAAAGACAAATGGCGGAAGAATATCTACGTTATCTCGCATATCACGACTACCTTACAGGGCTTCCGAATAGAACCCTATTTTATGAAAGAATGGAAGCCTCTATCGAACAGTCTACCCGTCATTCTAGAAATCTTGCTCTATTATTTTTGGATCTGGACGATTTCAAAACAGTCAACGATTCCTTGGGGCACGACGCAGGAGATATTTTATTAAAACAATTAGCAGGCCGCTTAAAGTCCGAGGTTCGAAAGGACGATACGGTAGCGCGGCTTGCAGGAGACGAATTTGTGATCATACTCAACGATATAGCAAGCGTATCCGACGTGAAAGAAGTTGCTGAAAAAATTCTCAAGGGTCTTGATGAAAATTTTCAGCTTGGAGACGCGGAAATCAAAGTCACAGCGAGTATAGGTATATCCTTATTTCCATTACACGGAACCGAGGTGGAGAATTTGATACGTTATGCAGACACTGCTATGTATCTCGCCAAACAAAAAGGCAAGAATGCGTACACAATTTACGGAGCGGATTGGAAAAGCGAGCTACCCAAAGGATAA
- a CDS encoding SpoIIE family protein phosphatase: MNLHQNGGAYKKNPVKTTVLDFNQFVWILEKKWIEIVCILGCVLVPAFGGLDYFIIPPQYLNENLEFFFILRGAASLIILTQFLILKNCKPGRWNAIHAYVFTFVVGGIISLMTVRLGGFESSYYAGLNLVLIAINLFLPWNALKGALNSVTVVAQYLIVNFIFDHDYEIISVVNNLYFMFGTAIISITIAHFKFNLTKSEFEKMNLISNLKSQQDGDYFLTSLILRPLSQNLSQSESVFVEFYMSQKKKFTFKIWNEEIGGDICVSHNIRLKGKEYIVFVNADAMGKSMQGAGGALVFGAVFHALVQRTKLSENDQDQYPERWLKNAVREMQKTFESFDGTMMISMIIGLIDEKRGLLYYINAEHPFPVLFRNGKASYIDSEIYFRKIGMIGITSKLFVSIFQLEPNDVLIFGSDGRDDVMVFDRETNSRLVIDDENFFLNVVVRGQGDLDRIVKELYQSGEIIDDLSLLKIRFQPVDFGLEVEDWEGNIQGLSAKERLTAIRRKLDEGIRNADILKEAVSLSFRFGAIEEALGHAKEIVHRYPGETKYLYFLSRELFRQKNFSDSIEFGERFRLRKPGYKNNLLMLSDSYRRIGNIERAELLLREIIAAETGKKSALNLTQNLKSA; encoded by the coding sequence ATGAATTTACATCAGAACGGAGGAGCGTATAAAAAAAATCCCGTAAAAACTACTGTTCTCGATTTCAATCAATTCGTATGGATTCTTGAAAAAAAATGGATCGAGATCGTTTGTATTCTCGGATGTGTTCTGGTCCCAGCTTTCGGTGGTTTGGACTACTTTATCATTCCACCTCAATATTTAAACGAGAATCTTGAATTCTTTTTTATACTTCGCGGTGCGGCCAGTCTGATCATACTCACTCAATTTTTAATTTTAAAAAATTGCAAACCCGGAAGATGGAATGCGATTCACGCGTATGTTTTTACGTTCGTGGTGGGAGGAATCATTTCACTCATGACCGTCAGGCTCGGGGGATTTGAATCCTCTTATTATGCGGGACTCAATCTCGTTTTGATCGCGATCAATCTTTTTCTTCCATGGAATGCGCTCAAAGGAGCCTTGAACAGCGTCACGGTCGTAGCTCAGTATCTGATCGTGAATTTTATTTTCGATCACGACTATGAGATCATATCGGTAGTTAATAATCTTTATTTTATGTTTGGCACCGCGATCATTTCGATTACAATCGCACATTTTAAATTCAATCTTACGAAATCCGAATTCGAAAAGATGAATTTAATCAGCAACTTAAAATCGCAGCAGGACGGGGACTATTTTTTGACTTCCCTTATCTTGAGACCTCTCAGTCAGAATCTTTCCCAAAGCGAATCCGTTTTTGTGGAATTTTATATGAGTCAAAAAAAGAAATTCACATTTAAGATCTGGAATGAGGAAATCGGAGGGGATATCTGCGTTTCGCATAACATTCGATTAAAGGGAAAAGAATATATCGTGTTCGTAAACGCAGATGCTATGGGAAAATCGATGCAGGGAGCGGGAGGCGCTCTCGTATTCGGAGCTGTGTTTCACGCACTCGTACAAAGAACTAAACTATCGGAAAACGATCAAGATCAATATCCTGAACGATGGTTGAAGAATGCAGTCAGAGAAATGCAGAAAACGTTCGAGAGTTTTGACGGAACGATGATGATATCGATGATCATCGGTTTGATCGATGAAAAAAGAGGATTGTTGTATTATATCAATGCCGAACACCCGTTTCCGGTTTTATTTCGGAATGGAAAGGCTTCCTATATCGATTCGGAAATTTATTTTCGAAAGATTGGTATGATCGGGATCACATCCAAACTTTTCGTGAGTATCTTTCAATTGGAGCCCAACGACGTTCTCATTTTCGGTTCCGACGGAAGAGACGACGTAATGGTTTTCGATCGAGAAACAAACAGTCGATTGGTCATTGATGACGAAAATTTCTTTTTGAACGTTGTCGTCAGAGGACAAGGAGATCTGGACAGGATCGTAAAAGAGCTGTATCAATCCGGTGAAATCATAGACGATCTTTCTCTGTTAAAAATAAGATTTCAGCCAGTCGACTTCGGCTTAGAAGTCGAAGATTGGGAAGGAAATATTCAAGGACTTTCGGCCAAAGAAAGACTGACTGCGATTCGTCGGAAATTGGATGAGGGAATCAGAAACGCCGACATTTTAAAAGAGGCTGTTTCTCTGAGTTTTAGGTTCGGAGCAATCGAAGAAGCGTTGGGGCACGCGAAAGAGATCGTGCATCGATATCCCGGAGAAACAAAGTATCTTTACTTTTTATCGAGAGAGCTGTTCCGACAAAAGAATTTTTCCGATTCCATAGAATTCGGAGAACGATTTCGCCTTAGAAAACCGGGATATAAAAATAACCTTCTTATGCTTTCTGATTCATACAGACGTATCGGAAACATTGAAAGGGCTGAACTTCTTCTGCGGGAAATTATTGCAGCAGAGACCGGAAAAAAATCTGCATTGAACTTAACGCAAAATCTGAAAAGCGCGTAA
- a CDS encoding ATP-binding protein, with protein sequence MKINEHKLLEMKLRPIWGEIERARVECKGFLKELELTDDARDALCMITSEILENAIKYGSFINETQEFTFKIEAGKDGMLVQAWSPLPSAGIVENLRRLDSIIQWIRSFQSPFQAYLERLKLVAGQPLEDNESGLGLIRIAYEGEAILDFYVNENDILYVSALQPKLNRERTV encoded by the coding sequence ATGAAAATAAACGAACACAAATTGCTTGAAATGAAACTCCGTCCCATCTGGGGCGAGATAGAACGTGCAAGAGTAGAATGTAAGGGTTTTTTAAAAGAGTTGGAATTGACGGATGATGCGCGGGACGCGTTATGCATGATCACTTCGGAAATTCTTGAAAACGCAATCAAATACGGATCTTTTATAAACGAAACCCAAGAGTTTACCTTTAAGATCGAGGCAGGTAAGGATGGTATGCTCGTACAGGCTTGGAGTCCTCTTCCATCGGCGGGTATCGTGGAAAATCTCCGTCGTCTGGATTCTATCATTCAATGGATCCGAAGTTTTCAATCTCCGTTTCAGGCTTATCTTGAAAGACTAAAACTTGTAGCGGGCCAGCCTTTAGAAGACAATGAAAGCGGTCTTGGACTGATTCGTATCGCCTATGAAGGCGAAGCGATACTGGATTTTTACGTAAACGAAAATGATATTCTCTATGTCTCTGCGTTGCAGCCTAAATTAAACAGGGAAAGGACGGTTTAG
- a CDS encoding adenylate/guanylate cyclase domain-containing protein: MIQYTKIAASDVSRILIVEDEHIVARDIQGILQGLGYTSVGIAANGEKAIEMVQTTNPDLILMDIVFGRDFIDGIETAFRLKELVDVPVIYVTSHSDEATLRRARITDPYGYILKPINVRELQVAIKMGLYRHSMEKCFRENAAWLDTTLSSIGDGVIATDSISKIKFLNPVAEALLGVEEDKARGYFVDDIMRLYDADGLLIQNLVSHATGNRKSLVFEHVMLSGFGGNNIPVICTVAPIHDIAGIAQGCVFTLRDISELHAKSEELSRRMEDVEHAKRLLERYFPENLVDYLVDQRHQTELEGKNVQATMLFCDVRNSTGISELLTPGEFAAFLSELFTGLMDLTYANGGSVNKLLGDGLLITFGCPFPEEEDTINCVRLALQVREYLRAFNDNRNAKLSFPVAMGIGISTGVVFAGNIGSPRHMEYTVLGDAVNTASRLEALTKTTGHDILLDFFTSRCVSHEINVKTIGKFQIRGKKEPQEIFFPVGML, encoded by the coding sequence ATGATACAATACACTAAAATAGCCGCCTCGGATGTTTCGCGGATTCTCATCGTAGAGGACGAACATATCGTGGCTCGTGATATTCAGGGAATTCTGCAGGGGCTTGGTTACACCTCGGTTGGAATTGCAGCTAACGGTGAAAAGGCAATTGAGATGGTGCAGACAACAAATCCCGATCTTATCCTGATGGATATCGTGTTCGGAAGGGATTTTATCGACGGAATCGAAACCGCGTTTAGACTAAAGGAATTGGTGGACGTGCCCGTGATCTACGTCACTTCTCACAGCGACGAGGCCACACTGAGAAGAGCTCGAATTACGGACCCGTATGGATATATTTTAAAGCCGATCAATGTTCGTGAACTTCAAGTCGCGATCAAGATGGGTCTTTACAGGCACTCGATGGAAAAATGTTTTCGCGAAAATGCTGCATGGCTGGATACCACGTTAAGCTCCATCGGCGACGGAGTGATCGCGACGGATTCCATCTCCAAGATAAAATTTTTGAATCCGGTGGCGGAAGCGCTTCTGGGCGTGGAAGAAGACAAGGCGCGCGGTTATTTCGTGGATGATATCATGCGGTTGTATGATGCGGACGGATTGCTCATTCAAAATCTCGTTTCCCATGCCACGGGAAACCGCAAGTCGCTTGTTTTTGAACACGTTATGCTCTCCGGTTTCGGCGGAAATAATATTCCCGTGATTTGCACAGTCGCTCCGATCCATGATATTGCGGGAATCGCTCAAGGTTGTGTTTTCACGTTACGCGACATCAGTGAGCTTCATGCAAAATCGGAGGAACTCAGCAGACGTATGGAAGATGTGGAGCATGCAAAACGTCTTTTAGAGCGGTATTTTCCCGAAAATCTGGTCGACTATCTCGTAGATCAAAGGCACCAAACTGAACTTGAAGGCAAGAATGTCCAAGCAACGATGTTGTTCTGCGACGTCCGCAATTCTACGGGAATTTCTGAGTTATTAACTCCCGGTGAGTTCGCGGCGTTCTTAAGCGAATTGTTCACGGGGTTGATGGACCTAACGTATGCAAACGGAGGCTCGGTGAACAAGCTACTTGGGGACGGTCTTTTGATCACCTTTGGATGTCCTTTTCCGGAAGAAGAAGACACGATCAACTGCGTGCGTTTAGCGCTGCAGGTTCGTGAATATCTTCGTGCGTTTAATGATAATAGAAATGCAAAACTATCTTTTCCCGTAGCGATGGGAATCGGGATTTCAACGGGAGTCGTCTTTGCGGGGAACATAGGTTCTCCCCGGCACATGGAATATACTGTGTTAGGCGACGCTGTCAATACCGCAAGCAGACTCGAGGCCCTTACCAAAACGACGGGACACGATATACTTTTGGATTTTTTTACCTCTCGTTGTGTCAGTCACGAAATAAACGTCAAGACGATCGGAAAGTTTCAGATCCGTGGAAAAAAAGAACCGCAGGAAATATTTTTTCCGGTAGGGATGTTATGA
- a CDS encoding histidine kinase dimerization/phosphoacceptor domain -containing protein, protein MTSEEIVLEPTIEYNVIDLEDDLTVAESRIPVKILIVDDNHDNLNVMETILENEPYQIVTALSGREALKLILKYDFALIFMDVRMPIMDGLETARIIRERQKSAHVPIMFLTAYAREDARQIIQGYSLGAVDYLVKPVAPEILRSKATAFVELYRKNEILRIQKQMLRTSRDELERRVKERTAELARTNDELGLANSELNVVLKALEAQKKMITNIVTNVPGVVWEAWGAPDEMSQRVDFVSDYAQPFLGYSIDEWLKTPNFWLQIVHPDDKKAAGDTMATAYRNKKSGTSQFRWITKEGKEIWVEAHFAVIVNDFEEPIGMSGVTMDITDHKVAEKQIHDSLKEKDLLLKEIHHRVKNNLQIVSSILSLQSNYIQEPHLLQIFHESQSRIKSIALVHELLYEQGHLARIEFKDYLENLVENIFRTIRTDPNQIEYIVQSDPALMELDSAIHCGLIVNELLTNSIKYAFPEGRRGKISVTLKVKDSFCILIIEDNGIGLPVELNVKTATSMGLQLVDTLINQIGATLEIRKGGGACFILKFPHPNLKAGKS, encoded by the coding sequence ATGACATCGGAAGAAATCGTTCTTGAGCCAACAATTGAATATAACGTGATCGATTTAGAAGACGACTTAACGGTCGCAGAATCTCGGATTCCCGTAAAGATTCTCATCGTCGACGACAATCACGATAATCTGAACGTGATGGAAACCATCCTGGAGAATGAACCGTATCAGATTGTAACTGCGCTTTCGGGAAGAGAGGCGTTAAAGCTAATTCTAAAATATGACTTTGCGTTAATTTTTATGGATGTGCGGATGCCGATCATGGACGGTCTCGAAACCGCACGTATCATACGCGAACGCCAAAAATCGGCGCACGTTCCGATTATGTTTCTCACTGCATACGCAAGAGAGGACGCGCGTCAAATCATTCAAGGTTATTCGCTCGGAGCAGTCGACTATCTTGTTAAACCGGTGGCTCCGGAGATACTTCGCTCTAAGGCGACCGCGTTTGTGGAGCTTTATAGAAAGAATGAAATTTTACGCATACAAAAACAGATGCTTCGTACTAGCAGGGACGAATTGGAAAGACGGGTCAAAGAACGTACCGCGGAGCTTGCGAGAACCAACGACGAACTCGGTCTTGCAAACTCGGAACTCAACGTTGTATTGAAAGCGCTCGAAGCGCAAAAAAAAATGATTACCAACATTGTGACTAACGTTCCCGGAGTTGTATGGGAAGCCTGGGGTGCGCCCGATGAAATGTCGCAACGTGTAGACTTTGTAAGCGATTACGCTCAACCGTTCTTAGGTTATTCCATAGACGAATGGCTAAAAACACCGAACTTCTGGCTTCAGATCGTGCATCCGGACGACAAAAAGGCAGCGGGTGATACGATGGCCACTGCGTATCGAAATAAAAAATCGGGAACAAGTCAGTTCCGATGGATTACAAAAGAAGGAAAAGAAATCTGGGTCGAAGCTCATTTCGCCGTTATCGTGAACGATTTCGAAGAGCCGATTGGGATGAGTGGGGTGACGATGGACATCACCGATCATAAGGTCGCAGAAAAGCAAATCCATGATTCTCTCAAAGAAAAAGATCTTCTGCTCAAAGAAATTCATCATCGTGTTAAAAACAATTTGCAGATTGTATCGAGTATCCTTAGCCTTCAGTCGAACTATATTCAAGAGCCGCATCTGCTTCAGATTTTTCATGAATCTCAATCTAGGATCAAATCCATCGCCCTTGTTCATGAACTTCTCTACGAACAAGGGCATCTGGCAAGAATTGAATTTAAAGACTATCTTGAGAACTTAGTAGAAAATATATTCAGAACCATTCGTACCGATCCAAATCAAATCGAATATATCGTTCAATCCGATCCTGCCCTAATGGAGCTTGATTCTGCGATTCACTGTGGATTGATCGTGAATGAACTACTTACCAACTCTATCAAATACGCATTTCCGGAAGGACGTAGAGGTAAAATTAGCGTAACGCTCAAAGTGAAAGACAGTTTTTGTATTCTTATCATAGAGGATAACGGTATCGGTTTGCCTGTCGAACTCAATGTCAAAACCGCAACCTCGATGGGTTTGCAGCTTGTGGATACTTTGATCAATCAGATTGGAGCAACTCTTGAAATTCGCAAAGGGGGAGGAGCTTGTTTTATACTTAAGTTTCCTCATCCTAACCTAAAAGCCGGAAAATCATGA
- a CDS encoding class I SAM-dependent methyltransferase, with the protein MIAEQVIGGLLQSNGESINVEICGHTRYSFQIRLPHTPLHTVPFNAERFTIQLEGKEFELGKCRLVPTKGKDALTVEYSVLLQDDIIDIVDLTGRSRLTVYDTGLFNLQLILNQKEKVSQRFKEYSSNLTFELNVYKQFFDDLNRQFLKEPELVQGHLHQMILDREGQSFIEFFDSKVKDLAEQTKHFSKDENEAHGFFFRKQVWDFILHSAFMVRTNLKPRGYAGDYEMMKMIYENENVGQTIFSQLLHSYPLQIPAAEAVRNRRRLIASQIRDAIQNHEGSDFRAMSVACGPAEEIEEVFSEITEVGQVHFTLLDQDTEALRVATNTVNQLELERGLVINVRYINDSVRSMLRIRNLPEVWGRFDFIYSMGLFDYLTPPVARAVLSRMFEMLKPGGRLVVGNFHSDNPDRAFMEYWLDWVLYHRTEEEMLELGADLPGQSRVFYEETGCQMFLEIQAPNE; encoded by the coding sequence ATGATCGCAGAACAAGTCATTGGCGGTTTGCTTCAATCGAATGGGGAGTCAATAAACGTAGAAATTTGCGGACATACGCGTTATTCGTTTCAGATTCGTCTTCCGCACACACCGCTTCATACGGTTCCGTTTAACGCCGAACGTTTTACGATTCAATTGGAAGGAAAAGAATTCGAATTGGGCAAGTGTCGATTGGTGCCCACGAAAGGAAAGGATGCGCTAACGGTCGAATATTCGGTTCTGCTTCAGGACGATATCATCGATATCGTCGATTTGACCGGAAGAAGCCGATTAACCGTTTACGACACGGGGCTTTTTAATCTTCAGCTAATTCTCAACCAAAAAGAAAAAGTCAGTCAGCGTTTTAAAGAATACAGTTCGAATCTTACCTTTGAGCTGAACGTTTATAAACAATTCTTCGACGATTTGAACAGACAATTCTTAAAAGAACCCGAACTGGTCCAGGGACATCTGCATCAAATGATTCTGGATCGAGAAGGTCAGTCTTTCATTGAATTTTTCGATTCTAAGGTAAAGGATCTGGCAGAACAAACAAAACATTTTTCAAAGGATGAAAACGAAGCTCACGGTTTTTTCTTTAGAAAGCAGGTTTGGGATTTTATTCTTCATTCCGCATTTATGGTCCGAACCAATTTGAAACCGCGGGGATATGCGGGCGATTATGAAATGATGAAAATGATCTACGAAAATGAGAATGTCGGACAGACTATTTTTTCTCAGCTTCTGCATAGTTATCCTCTTCAGATCCCGGCGGCCGAAGCGGTCCGAAATCGACGAAGGCTGATCGCCTCTCAGATACGGGATGCGATTCAAAATCACGAGGGCTCCGACTTTCGGGCCATGTCCGTCGCTTGCGGCCCTGCAGAAGAGATAGAGGAAGTGTTCAGTGAAATAACCGAGGTGGGTCAAGTTCATTTCACTTTATTGGATCAGGATACGGAAGCGCTTCGTGTCGCTACGAATACCGTCAACCAACTGGAGCTTGAAAGAGGATTAGTGATCAACGTTAGATACATCAATGATTCCGTCCGTTCCATGCTCCGTATCCGGAATCTTCCGGAAGTATGGGGTAGGTTTGATTTTATCTATTCGATGGGATTGTTCGATTATCTGACCCCTCCCGTGGCCCGCGCGGTACTTTCGAGAATGTTCGAGATGCTGAAACCAGGAGGACGTTTGGTAGTCGGAAACTTTCACTCAGATAATCCGGATCGTGCATTTATGGAATATTGGTTGGATTGGGTTCTCTATCATAGAACCGAAGAAGAGATGTTGGAGTTAGGAGCCGATTTACCGGGACAGAGCAGAGTCTTTTATGAAGAGACCGGATGCCAGATGTTCTTGGAGATACAGGCGCCCAATGAATAA